In Sandaracinaceae bacterium, one DNA window encodes the following:
- a CDS encoding pyridoxine 5'-phosphate synthase, with product MARLSVNVNKVATLRNSRGGDEPNVLRAVRACVAAGAPGITVHPRADERHIRLDDVRVIAEELAPIAFQVELNVEGDPRPDLVALVRELRPAQFTLVPVRPGEITSEAGWPPGSPTEALRELCTELRELGVRSSIFVDPTPAAVDFAASLGADRVELYTEPYARAFERGDDEAQASLATYVVAAKHARTVGLGVNAGHDLDLRNLPLFKALPGLKEVSIGHALMSEALFRGLPEVVRDYLDVLR from the coding sequence ATGGCTCGACTCAGCGTGAACGTGAACAAGGTCGCCACCCTGCGGAACTCGCGCGGGGGAGACGAGCCGAACGTCCTCCGTGCCGTACGGGCCTGCGTGGCTGCGGGGGCGCCCGGGATCACCGTGCACCCGCGCGCCGACGAGCGGCACATCCGGCTGGACGACGTGCGCGTGATCGCCGAGGAGCTCGCCCCCATCGCGTTCCAGGTGGAGCTCAACGTGGAGGGCGACCCGCGGCCGGACCTGGTGGCGCTGGTGCGCGAGCTGCGGCCCGCGCAGTTCACGCTGGTGCCCGTGCGCCCGGGCGAGATCACCAGCGAGGCCGGCTGGCCTCCGGGCTCGCCCACCGAGGCGCTGCGCGAGCTGTGCACCGAGCTGCGCGAGCTGGGCGTGCGCAGCAGCATCTTCGTGGACCCCACGCCGGCCGCCGTGGACTTCGCCGCGAGCCTGGGGGCCGACCGCGTGGAGCTGTACACCGAGCCCTATGCGCGCGCCTTCGAGCGCGGCGACGACGAGGCGCAGGCGAGCCTCGCCACGTACGTGGTGGCCGCCAAGCACGCGCGCACCGTGGGCCTCGGGGTGAACGCTGGGCACGACCTGGACCTGCGCAACCTGCCGCTGTTCAAGGCGCTGCCGGGCCTGAAGGAGGTCTCCATCGGCCACGCGCTGATGAGCGAGGCGCTGTTCCGTGGGCTGCCCGAGGTGGTGCGGGACTACTTGGACGTGCTGCGTTAG